One Malania oleifera isolate guangnan ecotype guangnan chromosome 9, ASM2987363v1, whole genome shotgun sequence DNA segment encodes these proteins:
- the LOC131164843 gene encoding probable phospholipid hydroperoxide glutathione peroxidase, whose product MRPTRVYITITIHRQPKWPTIYSPRDLSLYKVELPLHSDLMLCSSARVLNLTRRVLYFAAASASVVSPKNFGFRSEQTLLFSSSSSNSPPFEGGFLFPCKQSPLLPFLRSDHTMASQSNKGSIHDFTVKDARGNDVDLSIYKGKVLLIVNVASQCGLTNSNYTELSKLYEKYKNQGLEILAFPCNQFGAQEPGSNEEIVEFACTRFKAEYPIFDKVDVNGAQAAPVYKFLKSSKGGIFGDGIKWNFSKFLVDKDGQVVDRYAPTTSPLSIEKDVKKLLGIS is encoded by the exons ATGCGTCCAACACGTGTATATATTACCATCACAATTCACAGACAACCCAAGTGGCCAACCATATATTCTCCGCGTGACTTATCCCTATATAAAGTTGAGCTACCTCTGCACTCCGATTTAATGCTCTGTTCTTCCGCTCGTGTTCTAAATCTCACGCGAAGAGTTCTCTATTTCGCAGCCGCGTCTGCTTCTGTTGTTTCACCTAAGAATTTCGGTTTTCGTTCGGAGCAAAcccttttgttttcatcatcttcttcgaaTTCTCCCCCATTCGAAGGAGGGTTTTTGTTCCCTTGTAAACAGAGTCCTCTGCTGCCTTTTCTGAGGTCGGATCACACAATGGCAAGCCAATCAAATAAAGGGTCGATCCACGACTTCACTGTTAAG GATGCTAGGGGAAATGATGTCGACCTTAGCATTTACAAGGGAAAGGTTCTATTGATTGTCAATGTTGCATCCCAATG CGGATTGACTAATTCAAACTACACAGAGTTGAGTAAATTATATGAGAAGTATAAAAACCAAG GTTTGGAGATTTTGGCATTCCCATGCAATCAATTTGGAGCACAAGAGCCGGGAAGTAATGAGGAAATTGTGGAGTTCGCCTGCACTCGCTTTAAGGCTGAGTATCCCATCTTTGATAAG GTTGATGTGAATGGTGCGCAAGCGGCTCCCGTGTACAAGTTTTTAAAGTCTAGCAAAGGAGGGATTTTTGGGGACGGCATCAAATGGAACTTCTCAAAGTTCCTGGTTGATAAAGATGGCCAAGTTGTTGATCGTTATGCCCCAACGACTTCTCCTTTGAGCATCGAG AAAGATGTGAAGAAACTGTTGGGCATCTCCTAA